The Diorhabda sublineata isolate icDioSubl1.1 chromosome 6, icDioSubl1.1, whole genome shotgun sequence genome includes a window with the following:
- the LOC130445031 gene encoding uncharacterized protein LOC130445031, which yields MYAKITLAALLVCALYNGAYANLVNCEDLNEPGVLVSWLYEEAPAKGNFTLRAPEFGETETPISCIFFDAPSDLYNVEISDGGLGKNFVELQITPAEDLTDDRHHHHDDDDDDDDDKIYYQLSVFRQPDDLIEA from the exons ATGTACGCCAAAATTACTTTAGCAGCCCTACTTGTATGTGCTCTGTACAACGGAGCCTACGCTAATTTAGTAAACTGTGAAGATCTCAACGAACC TGGTGTACTTGTAAGTTGGCTTTATGAAGAAGCTCCAGCAAAAGGGAACTTCACACTTAGAGCACCCGAATTTGGGGAAACAGAGACCCCAATCTCATGCATATTT tTTGATGCCCCTTCAGATCTATACAATGTTGAAATATCAGACGGAGGTCTAGGTAAAAACTTCGTCGAATTACAAATTACACCAGCCGAGGATCTTACGGACGATCGTCACCACCACcatgatgatgacgatgatgacgatgatgacAAAATCTATTATCAATTAAGCGTTTTCAGACAACCAGATGATTTGATTGAAGCTTAA